One genomic region from Jiangella sp. DSM 45060 encodes:
- a CDS encoding HNH endonuclease signature motif containing protein, which yields MAEPSKINYMFDKTLLTAPSPGAAADCAPPREPCAGGEAGPLLAAVLAAFDPGAAEAYDLVEAAARWARLAAWVAASEAATLAELASRPQMRPDAAGYRSLNPVTNTAVEIAGRCQVTARQAEHQVGHALQLVHDFPATHAALSAGAIDLRRARVITDELGGQDPDVRRRVESAVLPDAPGLDAVALRKLVIRLLHQLAPAETGQRHLEAREGRYAAVTPAAEGMAFLEALLSAEDATALATALNSAAADAKRADAALGAPARSHDQRRADALAELAWTALAACNASPTARPSGDRGVGDGDRTGDTRDHDRTSCPGARTAHATSLGARPTHATSPGARTAHATSPGARTTHATSLGARPARVAGDRSDGDGDGDHAAGRVMRAPVAHGAASPTAPSGASRAAIRGTARRRPVVVQVTVPFSTLIGLDDHPGELDGYGHITAAIARELAAAGVWTWLRTEPGTGQLLDHGRARYRPTAALADFIVARDRTCRAPGCHRSARACDVDHAVPFETGGPTSPANCHALCTTHHLLKHHGGWSVTRHRDGSTRWRSPTGHHYIRAPERIGAATRSAAPPG from the coding sequence ATGGCTGAACCGAGTAAGATCAACTACATGTTCGATAAAACGCTGCTGACTGCGCCTTCGCCCGGTGCGGCGGCCGACTGCGCGCCGCCGCGCGAGCCGTGCGCCGGCGGCGAGGCGGGGCCGTTGCTGGCGGCCGTCCTGGCGGCGTTCGATCCCGGCGCGGCCGAGGCGTACGACCTCGTCGAGGCCGCCGCCCGGTGGGCACGTCTGGCCGCCTGGGTCGCCGCGAGCGAGGCGGCCACGCTGGCGGAGCTGGCGTCGCGCCCGCAGATGCGGCCGGACGCCGCCGGCTACCGGTCGCTCAACCCGGTCACGAACACGGCGGTGGAGATCGCCGGACGTTGTCAGGTCACCGCCCGGCAGGCCGAGCACCAGGTCGGCCACGCGCTCCAGCTGGTGCACGACTTCCCCGCCACCCATGCTGCCCTGTCGGCGGGGGCCATCGATCTGCGCCGGGCGCGGGTCATCACCGACGAACTCGGCGGCCAGGACCCCGACGTCCGGCGCCGGGTCGAGTCCGCGGTGCTCCCCGACGCGCCGGGGCTCGACGCGGTCGCGCTGCGCAAGCTGGTCATCCGGCTGCTGCATCAGCTCGCTCCGGCCGAGACCGGCCAACGCCACCTGGAGGCGAGGGAGGGTCGCTACGCCGCTGTCACTCCGGCGGCCGAGGGAATGGCCTTCCTCGAGGCGCTCCTGTCGGCCGAAGACGCCACGGCCCTCGCCACCGCCCTGAACTCCGCCGCGGCCGACGCCAAACGCGCCGACGCCGCCCTCGGCGCACCGGCCCGCAGCCACGACCAGCGCCGCGCCGACGCCCTCGCCGAGCTCGCCTGGACTGCGCTCGCCGCCTGCAACGCCAGCCCCACCGCACGCCCGTCCGGCGACCGCGGCGTTGGCGACGGCGACCGCACCGGCGACACTCGCGACCACGACCGCACCTCCTGCCCGGGCGCACGCACCGCTCACGCCACCTCCCTGGGCGCACGCCCCACTCACGCCACCTCCCCGGGCGCACGCACCGCTCACGCCACCTCCCCGGGCGCACGCACCACTCACGCCACCTCCCTGGGCGCACGCCCCGCTCGCGTCGCCGGCGACCGCAGCGACGGCGACGGCGACGGCGACCACGCTGCCGGCCGCGTCATGCGCGCGCCCGTGGCCCACGGCGCGGCAAGCCCGACCGCACCCAGCGGCGCCTCCCGCGCCGCCATCCGGGGCACGGCGCGGCGGCGTCCCGTCGTCGTCCAGGTCACGGTGCCCTTCAGCACGCTGATCGGCCTCGACGACCACCCCGGCGAGCTCGACGGCTACGGGCACATCACCGCGGCCATCGCCCGCGAGCTCGCCGCCGCCGGGGTCTGGACCTGGCTGCGCACCGAGCCCGGCACGGGGCAGCTCCTCGACCACGGCCGCGCCAGATACCGGCCCACGGCGGCGCTCGCCGACTTCATCGTCGCCCGCGACCGCACCTGCCGCGCGCCCGGATGCCACCGCTCCGCACGAGCCTGCGACGTCGACCACGCCGTGCCGTTCGAGACCGGCGGGCCCACCAGTCCGGCCAACTGCCACGCACTCTGCACCACGCACCACCTGCTCAAACACCATGGCGGCTGGTCGGTCACCCGACATCGCGACGGGTCCACCCGATGGCGCAGCCCGACCGGCCACCACTACATCCGCGCGCCGGAACGCATCGGTGCGGCCACCAGATCCGCGGCACCGCCGGGGTGA
- a CDS encoding helix-turn-helix transcriptional regulator encodes MTSATDDVQRLRDLARLRRVRDRIDREYAQPLDVEALARGANMSAGHLSREFKRAYGESPYSYLMTRRIERAMMLLRRGDLSVTEVCFAVGCQSLGTFSTRFTELVGIPPSAYRARTAQPAPEMPSCITKQVTRPIRKREAPADAAQLA; translated from the coding sequence GTGACCAGCGCCACGGACGACGTTCAGCGGCTGCGCGACCTCGCCCGGCTGCGGCGCGTCCGCGACCGCATCGACCGCGAGTACGCCCAGCCGCTCGACGTCGAGGCGCTGGCCCGGGGCGCGAACATGTCCGCCGGCCACCTCAGCCGCGAGTTCAAGCGGGCCTACGGCGAGTCGCCGTACTCGTACCTCATGACGCGGCGCATCGAGCGGGCGATGATGCTGCTGCGGCGCGGCGACCTCAGCGTCACCGAAGTGTGCTTCGCCGTCGGCTGCCAGTCGCTGGGCACGTTCAGCACCCGGTTCACCGAGCTGGTCGGCATCCCGCCCAGCGCCTACCGTGCCCGCACCGCCCAGCCTGCGCCGGAGATGCCGTCGTGCATCACCAAACAGGTCACCCGGCCGATCAGGAAACGAGAAGCGCCGGCCGACGCGGCCCAACTAGCGTGA
- a CDS encoding VOC family protein — MDITIHNTFLPQTDPDAALAFYRDVLGFELRMDVGYEGMRWLTVGPPNQPGTSVVLHPPAADPGITDDERRTILELIAKGTYGALTLATPDLDGVFDRLQASGAEVLQEPTDQPYGVRDCAFRDPSGNVIRINQAS; from the coding sequence ATGGACATCACCATCCACAACACGTTCCTGCCGCAGACCGACCCCGACGCCGCGCTCGCGTTCTACCGCGACGTCCTCGGCTTCGAGCTGCGCATGGACGTCGGCTACGAAGGCATGCGCTGGCTCACCGTCGGGCCGCCGAACCAGCCGGGCACGTCCGTCGTCCTGCACCCGCCGGCCGCCGACCCGGGCATCACCGACGACGAGCGCCGCACCATCCTCGAGCTCATCGCCAAGGGCACCTACGGCGCGCTCACCCTGGCCACCCCCGACCTCGACGGCGTCTTCGACCGCCTGCAGGCCAGCGGCGCCGAGGTGCTGCAAGAGCCGACCGACCAGCCGTACGGCGTGCGCGACTGCGCGTTCCGCGATCCGTCGGGCAACGTCATCCGCATCAACCAGGCATCCTGA
- a CDS encoding MFS transporter: MAGLLAGDLLAGAGTGMLLVAMPVQTLSIHGDVPRAVAIGLVAAAPFVLSTILASVIGLGRAGVSPRTLLLADCVLRAATFTVLGVLAVTDRLTLPVLIGGLLVGSLFRLAGSSSRRLLATSMAGDEGRFAVNGLLGLNTSVALYVVGPVLGGIVVASAGAGVALLADAAGALVLLAAVLLSAPRDVGPRRRLVAGESGWRILRRRPVAARLLVVVFFFNFLYMPIEVALPLYVRGTLDAGASALGLLWGALGVGAFVGAALVNQLRNLPQRHLLVAIVALWGLCPIALSVTEDLTAAMIVFGLGGLVWAPFTPVVYSFVQSGLAPDEHQPVVTLWTTGATVAAPLGLLAGGPLIELAGVTGGLVLSGALTLLLVPVAAVAVLGRR; the protein is encoded by the coding sequence GTGGCCGGGCTGCTCGCCGGCGACCTGCTGGCCGGCGCCGGCACCGGCATGCTGCTGGTGGCGATGCCGGTGCAGACGCTGTCGATCCATGGCGACGTGCCGCGCGCCGTCGCCATTGGGCTGGTCGCGGCAGCGCCGTTCGTGCTGTCGACGATCCTCGCGTCGGTCATCGGGCTGGGCCGGGCCGGGGTGTCGCCGCGGACGCTGCTGCTCGCCGACTGCGTGCTGCGGGCGGCGACGTTCACGGTGCTCGGCGTGCTGGCGGTGACGGACCGGCTGACGCTGCCGGTGCTGATCGGCGGGCTGCTCGTGGGCTCGCTGTTCCGGCTGGCCGGGTCGAGCAGCCGCCGCCTGCTGGCCACGTCGATGGCCGGCGACGAGGGCCGGTTCGCCGTCAACGGGCTGCTCGGCCTGAACACGTCCGTCGCGCTGTACGTCGTCGGGCCGGTGCTGGGCGGCATCGTCGTCGCGTCCGCGGGCGCTGGGGTGGCGCTGCTGGCCGACGCCGCCGGGGCGCTGGTCCTGCTGGCCGCCGTCCTGCTGTCGGCGCCGAGGGACGTGGGCCCGCGGCGCCGGCTGGTCGCGGGGGAGTCGGGCTGGCGGATCCTGCGTCGCCGGCCGGTCGCCGCGCGGCTGCTGGTCGTCGTGTTCTTCTTCAACTTCCTCTACATGCCGATCGAGGTGGCGCTGCCGCTGTACGTCCGCGGGACGCTCGACGCCGGGGCGTCCGCGCTGGGCCTGTTGTGGGGCGCGCTGGGCGTCGGCGCGTTCGTCGGCGCCGCCCTCGTGAACCAGCTGCGCAACCTGCCGCAGCGGCACCTCCTCGTCGCGATCGTCGCGCTGTGGGGGCTGTGCCCGATCGCGCTCTCCGTCACCGAGGACCTCACCGCCGCGATGATCGTGTTCGGCCTCGGCGGCCTGGTGTGGGCGCCGTTCACGCCGGTCGTGTACAGCTTCGTGCAGTCCGGGCTGGCGCCCGACGAGCACCAGCCGGTCGTCACGCTCTGGACCACCGGCGCGACGGTCGCCGCGCCGCTCGGGCTGCTGGCCGGCGGGCCGCTGATCGAGCTCGCCGGGGTCACCGGCGGCCTCGTGTTGTCGGGCGCGTTGACGCTGCTCCTGGTGCCGGTCGCCGCCGTCGCCGTGCTCGGGAGACGGTAA
- a CDS encoding DUF3800 domain-containing protein, whose translation MDGSAAVEIACDESGSEGERLAGGNTDVFGYGSVRVDAAAAAACVAELRARIRSPAVEYKANHLLRSKHRAALAWFLGADGPIAGRAHVHLVDKPFLLVTRVVAAVADGSETDAAALYRAGRRAFGPQRWTAFLTASNDLLRAAGRRPAPDDPAAAFTVAVSALRADAGAAGDVVAALLAGRQRAADLRDALDRGPGAVPSLDPLLPAFARVVEHWSAGGRPVRVLHDEQRILTPERVAGLSALNGRLAGLRFADSITEPRVQVADFLAGVARRIAEDELAGAHDPELAGLLRPYVDPGSPWADDASWAALRPAPESVGGSG comes from the coding sequence ATGGACGGCTCCGCGGCGGTCGAGATCGCCTGCGACGAGTCCGGCTCCGAGGGAGAGCGGCTCGCCGGCGGCAACACCGACGTCTTCGGCTACGGCAGCGTCCGCGTCGACGCCGCCGCGGCCGCCGCCTGCGTGGCCGAGCTGCGCGCCCGCATCCGCTCGCCCGCCGTCGAGTACAAGGCCAACCACCTGCTGCGCAGCAAGCACCGGGCCGCGCTGGCGTGGTTCCTCGGCGCTGACGGACCCATTGCCGGACGCGCCCACGTCCACCTCGTCGACAAGCCGTTCCTGCTGGTCACGCGGGTGGTGGCGGCGGTGGCGGACGGTTCCGAGACCGACGCGGCCGCGCTGTACCGGGCCGGGCGGCGCGCCTTCGGGCCGCAGCGCTGGACCGCGTTCCTGACGGCGTCGAACGACCTCCTGCGCGCGGCCGGGCGGCGGCCGGCGCCGGACGACCCGGCGGCGGCGTTCACCGTCGCGGTGTCGGCGCTGCGGGCGGACGCGGGCGCGGCCGGCGACGTCGTGGCCGCCCTGCTGGCCGGGCGGCAGCGGGCCGCGGACCTGCGCGACGCGCTCGACCGCGGGCCCGGCGCGGTCCCGTCGCTGGACCCCCTCCTGCCCGCCTTCGCCCGCGTCGTCGAGCACTGGAGCGCCGGCGGCCGGCCGGTCCGGGTGCTGCACGACGAGCAGCGCATCCTGACGCCGGAGCGCGTCGCCGGGCTGAGCGCCCTGAACGGGCGGCTGGCCGGGCTGCGCTTCGCCGACTCGATCACCGAGCCGCGCGTGCAGGTCGCCGACTTCCTCGCCGGCGTGGCCCGGCGCATCGCCGAGGACGAGCTGGCCGGAGCCCACGACCCCGAGCTCGCCGGCCTCCTCCGCCCGTACGTCGACCCCGGCTCCCCCTGGGCCGACGACGCCAGCTGGGCGGCGCTGCGCCCGGCGCCGGAGTCTGTGGGAGGGTCCGGCTAG
- a CDS encoding SDR family NAD(P)-dependent oxidoreductase yields the protein MELRDRVAVVTGGAAGVGRAVVSALAGRGAVVLVADVDGGRCAATVAEVEAAGGRATPLVVDVCADDAAEAAGRRFPDAAPGEWGRVLELNLGAPMRLTQAALGPLRAAGGGAVVNVASGAGLELSPYGSPEYGAAKAGLIRFTAAVAGLRERFGVRVNCLVPGWIGLPRARRTGRHATGATRPDTTVRAA from the coding sequence GTGGAGCTTCGCGACCGGGTGGCCGTCGTCACCGGCGGTGCTGCCGGCGTCGGCCGGGCTGTCGTGTCGGCGCTGGCGGGACGCGGTGCCGTCGTCCTGGTCGCCGATGTCGACGGCGGGCGGTGCGCCGCCACGGTGGCCGAGGTCGAAGCGGCCGGTGGGCGCGCCACGCCGCTCGTCGTCGACGTGTGCGCCGACGACGCCGCTGAGGCCGCGGGGCGGCGGTTCCCGGACGCCGCGCCTGGCGAGTGGGGCCGCGTACTCGAGCTCAACCTGGGCGCGCCGATGCGGTTGACGCAGGCCGCGCTGGGGCCGCTGCGGGCGGCCGGCGGTGGTGCGGTCGTGAACGTGGCGTCGGGGGCGGGGCTGGAGCTGTCGCCGTACGGGTCGCCGGAGTACGGGGCGGCGAAGGCGGGCCTGATCCGGTTCACCGCCGCGGTCGCCGGGTTACGGGAACGGTTCGGGGTGCGGGTCAACTGCCTGGTGCCGGGCTGGATCGGCCTGCCGCGCGCACGCCGCACTGGCCGCCATGCCACCGGCGCAACGCGCCCGGACACCACCGTTCGTGCCGCCTGA
- a CDS encoding IS5 family transposase (programmed frameshift): protein MLGVVERRVLSDEAWSWLEPRLPDRTPRRGGRWRDHRQVIEAIAWKFRTGAAWREIPQGRFGPWQTAYERLNRWSSDGTWARLLAAAQADADARGELDWLVAVDSSLVRVHQHGASARRVGGNAATPCPGPHRRRTRGAGPNDRCSRGDHPVAAVVAEPADHAIGRSRGGLTTKIHALVDGRGRPLVLHLTAGNVNDTTQFPQLMAGLRVARPAGGRPRTRPDYVLADKGYSSRANRELLRRRNIAHTIPEPADQQANRRRRGSAGGRPVGFDKTLYRRRNVVERGFCQLKHWRGLASRYDKHARNYLGALHLAALLTWLP from the exons ATGCTGGGTGTGGTTGAGCGGCGGGTGTTGTCGGATGAGGCGTGGTCGTGGTTGGAGCCGCGGCTGCCGGACCGGACGCCTCGGCGGGGTGGGCGGTGGCGTGATCACCGGCAGGTGATCGAGGCGATCGCGTGGAAGTTCCGGACCGGGGCAGCGTGGCGGGAGATCCCGCAGGGGCGGTTCGGGCCGTGGCAGACCGCGTATGAGCGGCTCAATCGGTGGAGTTCGGATGGCACGTGGGCGCGGTTGCTGGCCGCGGCGCAGGCCGATGCTGATGCTCGGGGCGAGTTGGATTGGCTGGTCGCGGTGGACTCCTCGCTGGTGCGGGTGCACCAGCACGGGGCGTCGGCTCGGCGTGTGGGTGGCAACGCCGCGAC ACCGTGTCCGGGCCCGCACCGGCGCCGGACGCGGGGGGCAGGACCGAATGACAGGTGTTCGCGTGGCGATCACCCCGTCGCCGCGGTGGTGGCCGAGCCGGCCGATCATGCGATCGGCCGGTCCCGGGGCGGGCTGACCACCAAGATCCATGCACTCGTCGACGGGCGGGGCCGGCCGCTGGTGCTGCACCTGACGGCGGGCAACGTCAACGACACCACCCAGTTCCCGCAGCTCATGGCCGGATTACGGGTGGCCAGGCCCGCAGGCGGGCGGCCACGCACCCGGCCGGACTACGTGCTGGCCGACAAGGGCTACAGCTCGCGCGCGAACCGGGAACTGCTCCGTCGCCGCAACATCGCCCACACCATTCCAGAACCGGCCGATCAGCAGGCCAACCGACGCCGCCGCGGCTCAGCCGGCGGGCGCCCGGTCGGGTTCGACAAGACCCTCTACCGGCGACGCAACGTCGTCGAACGCGGCTTCTGCCAGCTCAAACACTGGCGCGGCCTGGCCAGTCGCTACGACAAGCACGCCCGCAACTACCTTGGTGCACTCCACCTCGCCGCGCTACTCACCTGGCTCCCATGA
- a CDS encoding Cmx/CmrA family chloramphenicol efflux MFS transporter has product MSVVVYLLALAVFAQGTSEFMLAGLVPEIAAGLSVSVAAAGSLTSAYAVGMVVGAPAMALLSRRWSPRSALLAFLSAFLVAHVVAATTGSYAVLVATRVVAAVANAGFLAVALGTAAAMAGPRNTGRAISVLLGGVTVACIAGVPGGALLGQVWGWRAPFWAVAAVCVPALVAIVRAVPRAPAEQPAPAGAWAELAVLRRPRLRLVLLLGALVNAATFGAFTYVAPVVTEVARLGDGWVPPALALFGLGSFAGVTIGGRVADRPGSRRTLAALTTALLAGWVLTALLAHRPPVLLVLLAVQGTLSFAVGSALIARAVQAATGAPRLAGAYATAAMNAGAAAGPWLAGAALTAGHRAPLWVSAALVAAAAVTAAAAVAVSRPRRFAARR; this is encoded by the coding sequence ATGTCCGTCGTCGTCTATCTGCTCGCCCTGGCCGTGTTCGCCCAGGGCACGTCCGAGTTCATGCTGGCCGGCCTGGTGCCGGAGATCGCCGCCGGCCTGTCCGTGTCCGTCGCGGCCGCCGGCTCGCTGACGTCCGCCTACGCCGTGGGCATGGTGGTGGGCGCGCCGGCGATGGCGCTGCTCAGCCGCCGGTGGTCGCCGCGGTCGGCGCTGCTCGCCTTCCTGTCCGCCTTCCTCGTCGCGCACGTCGTGGCCGCGACGACCGGCAGCTACGCGGTGCTGGTCGCGACGCGCGTGGTCGCGGCGGTGGCGAACGCCGGGTTCTTGGCCGTCGCGCTGGGGACGGCCGCAGCGATGGCGGGGCCGCGGAACACCGGGCGGGCGATCTCGGTGCTGCTGGGCGGCGTGACGGTCGCCTGCATCGCGGGGGTGCCGGGCGGTGCGCTGCTCGGCCAGGTGTGGGGCTGGCGCGCGCCGTTCTGGGCGGTGGCCGCCGTGTGCGTGCCCGCGCTCGTGGCCATCGTCCGCGCCGTGCCGCGCGCACCCGCGGAGCAGCCGGCGCCGGCCGGCGCCTGGGCCGAGCTGGCGGTGCTGCGCCGGCCCCGGCTCCGGCTGGTCCTGCTGCTCGGCGCGCTCGTCAACGCCGCCACGTTCGGCGCGTTCACCTACGTCGCGCCGGTGGTCACCGAGGTCGCGCGGCTCGGCGACGGCTGGGTGCCGCCGGCGCTGGCGCTGTTCGGGCTCGGGTCGTTCGCCGGGGTGACGATCGGCGGCCGGGTGGCCGACCGGCCCGGCTCACGGCGCACGCTGGCCGCCCTCACGACGGCGCTGCTGGCCGGCTGGGTGCTGACGGCGCTGCTGGCGCACCGGCCGCCGGTCCTGCTGGTGCTGCTGGCCGTGCAGGGGACGCTGTCGTTCGCCGTCGGGTCGGCGCTGATCGCGCGGGCCGTCCAGGCGGCGACGGGCGCGCCGCGGCTGGCCGGCGCCTACGCGACGGCGGCCATGAACGCCGGTGCCGCGGCGGGCCCGTGGCTGGCCGGCGCCGCGCTGACGGCGGGCCACCGGGCCCCGCTGTGGGTGAGCGCCGCGCTGGTCGCCGCGGCCGCGGTGACGGCGGCCGCGGCCGTCGCCGTCAGCCGTCCTCGGCGCTTCGCAGCACGCCGGTGA
- a CDS encoding IclR family transcriptional regulator: MDNSSGVGVLDKAALVLSALEAGPATLANLVASTGLARPTAHRLAVALEHHRLVSRDLHGRFVLGPRLGELATAAGEDRLLAAAGPVLARLREATGESTQLFRRQGDQRICVAAAERPSGLRDTIPVGATVTMLAGSAAQVLLAWEEPERMHRGLQGARFTATMLAAVRRRGWAQSVGEREPGVASVSAPIRSSSGRVVAAVSVSGPIERLTRQPGRVHAPAVLAAAEHLTGVLRSAEDG, translated from the coding sequence ATGGACAACTCTAGCGGAGTCGGCGTTCTAGACAAGGCGGCGCTCGTCTTGTCCGCCCTCGAGGCGGGCCCGGCCACCCTCGCCAACCTGGTGGCCTCCACCGGACTCGCCCGGCCGACGGCCCACCGTCTCGCCGTAGCGCTGGAGCACCACCGGCTCGTCTCCCGCGACCTCCACGGCCGCTTCGTCCTGGGGCCGCGCCTCGGCGAGCTGGCCACCGCCGCGGGCGAGGACCGCCTGCTGGCCGCCGCCGGCCCCGTCCTGGCCAGGCTGCGCGAGGCCACCGGCGAGAGCACGCAGCTCTTCCGCCGTCAGGGCGACCAACGCATCTGCGTCGCCGCCGCCGAGCGCCCCAGCGGCCTGCGCGACACCATCCCCGTCGGCGCCACCGTCACCATGCTGGCCGGGTCGGCGGCCCAGGTGCTGCTGGCCTGGGAAGAGCCCGAGCGCATGCACCGCGGCCTGCAGGGGGCGCGTTTCACCGCCACCATGCTGGCCGCCGTCCGCCGTCGCGGCTGGGCGCAGAGCGTCGGCGAGCGCGAGCCGGGCGTCGCGTCGGTGTCGGCGCCCATCCGCTCCTCCAGCGGCCGCGTCGTCGCCGCCGTCTCCGTCTCCGGGCCGATCGAGCGGCTCACCCGGCAGCCGGGGCGGGTGCACGCGCCCGCGGTACTCGCCGCCGCCGAGCACCTCACCGGCGTGCTGCGAAGCGCCGAGGACGGCTGA
- the leuC gene encoding 3-isopropylmalate dehydratase large subunit: MGKTLAEKVWDAHVVRRAEGEPDLLYIDLHLVHEVTSPQAFDGLRLAGRPVRRPDLTLATEDHNTPTLDIDKPIADLTSRTQIETLRKNCEEFGVRIHSLGDVEQGIVHVVGPQLGLTQPGLTVVCGDSHTSTHGAFGALAFGIGTSEVEHVLATQTLPLRPFKTMAINVEGTLKPGVTAKDIILAVIAKIGTGGGQGYVLEYRGEAVRALSMEARMTICNMSIEAGARAGMIAPDDTTFAYIDGRPHAPQGKEWDAALEYWRTLYTDDDAVFDAEVTIDADALEPFVTWGTNPGQGLPLSASVPDPDSFADESEKAAARRALEYMALEAGTPLRDIAVDTVFIGSCTNGRIEDLRAAAAVVKGRKKADTVRVLVVPGSAKVRLQAEEEGLDQVFTEFGAEWRHAGCSMCLGMNPDQLAPGERSASTSNRNFEGRQGKGGRTHLVSPLVAAATSVRGTLSSPADLEPAS; the protein is encoded by the coding sequence ATGGGCAAGACCCTGGCGGAGAAGGTGTGGGACGCGCATGTCGTGCGTCGAGCCGAGGGTGAGCCTGACCTCCTCTACATCGATCTTCATCTTGTCCACGAAGTGACCAGTCCGCAAGCCTTCGACGGCCTGCGACTGGCCGGCCGCCCGGTCCGCCGTCCGGACCTCACGCTGGCCACCGAGGACCACAACACCCCGACGCTCGACATCGACAAGCCGATCGCCGACCTCACCAGCCGCACGCAGATCGAGACGCTGCGGAAGAACTGCGAGGAGTTCGGCGTGCGCATCCACTCGCTGGGTGACGTCGAGCAGGGCATCGTGCACGTCGTCGGCCCGCAGCTGGGCCTGACGCAGCCGGGTCTGACGGTGGTCTGCGGCGACTCTCACACGTCGACGCACGGGGCGTTCGGCGCGCTGGCGTTCGGCATCGGCACCTCTGAGGTCGAGCACGTGCTCGCCACCCAGACGCTGCCGCTGCGGCCGTTCAAGACGATGGCGATCAATGTCGAGGGAACGCTGAAGCCGGGCGTGACCGCGAAGGACATCATCCTCGCGGTCATCGCCAAGATCGGCACCGGCGGCGGTCAGGGCTACGTCCTCGAGTACCGCGGCGAGGCCGTCCGCGCGCTGTCGATGGAAGCGCGCATGACGATCTGCAACATGTCCATCGAGGCCGGCGCCCGCGCCGGCATGATCGCGCCCGACGACACCACGTTCGCCTACATCGACGGCCGCCCGCACGCGCCGCAGGGCAAGGAGTGGGACGCCGCGCTGGAGTACTGGCGAACGCTCTACACCGACGACGACGCCGTGTTCGACGCCGAGGTGACGATCGACGCCGACGCGCTCGAGCCGTTCGTCACGTGGGGGACCAACCCGGGGCAGGGGCTGCCGCTGTCGGCATCCGTCCCCGACCCCGACAGCTTCGCCGACGAGTCCGAGAAGGCCGCCGCCCGGCGGGCGCTGGAGTACATGGCGCTCGAGGCCGGCACGCCGCTGCGCGACATCGCCGTCGACACCGTGTTCATCGGGTCGTGCACCAACGGCCGCATCGAGGACCTGCGCGCCGCGGCCGCCGTCGTCAAGGGCCGCAAGAAGGCCGACACCGTCCGCGTGCTCGTCGTGCCCGGGTCGGCGAAGGTCCGGCTGCAGGCCGAGGAGGAGGGCCTGGACCAGGTCTTCACCGAGTTCGGCGCCGAGTGGCGGCACGCCGGCTGTTCGATGTGTCTGGGCATGAACCCCGACCAGCTGGCGCCCGGCGAGCGCAGCGCGTCCACGTCCAACCGCAACTTCGAGGGCCGCCAGGGCAAGGGCGGCCGCACCCATCTGGTCAGCCCGCTGGTGGCCGCGGCGACGAGCGTGCGCGGCACGCTGTCGTCGCCGGCCGACCTCGAGCCGGCGTCGTAG
- the leuD gene encoding 3-isopropylmalate dehydratase small subunit, giving the protein MEKFIRHTGVGVPLRRSNVDTDQIIPAVYLKRVTRTGFEDGLFAAWRGDDTFVLNNPAFAAGSVLVAGPDFGTGSSREHAVWALKDYGFKAVLSSRFADIFRGNSGKQGLLTGQLSQDDVELIWKALENAPGTEVTVDLDQRVVTCGEIVAPMQVDDYTRWRLMEGLDDIGLTLRHTDAIDDFEAARASHKPRTLV; this is encoded by the coding sequence ATGGAGAAGTTCATCCGGCACACCGGCGTCGGTGTCCCGCTGCGGCGCAGCAACGTCGACACCGACCAGATCATCCCGGCGGTGTACCTCAAGCGGGTCACCCGCACCGGGTTCGAGGACGGCCTGTTCGCGGCGTGGCGCGGCGACGACACGTTCGTGCTGAACAACCCGGCGTTCGCGGCCGGCTCGGTGCTCGTCGCCGGTCCCGACTTCGGCACCGGGTCGTCGCGCGAGCACGCCGTCTGGGCGCTCAAGGACTACGGCTTCAAGGCGGTGCTGTCGTCGCGGTTCGCCGACATCTTCCGCGGCAACTCCGGCAAGCAGGGGCTGCTCACCGGCCAGCTCAGCCAGGACGACGTCGAGCTGATCTGGAAGGCGCTCGAGAACGCGCCCGGCACCGAGGTGACCGTCGACCTCGACCAGCGCGTCGTCACCTGTGGCGAGATCGTCGCGCCCATGCAGGTCGACGACTACACCCGCTGGCGGCTGATGGAGGGGCTCGACGACATCGGCCTCACGTTGCGCCACACCGACGCCATCGACGACTTCGAGGCGGCCCGCGCGTCGCACAAGCCGCGCACGCTGGTCTGA